A genomic window from Chitinophaga pollutisoli includes:
- a CDS encoding FAD-dependent oxidoreductase, producing MQKLRKTFLICLLAMPGSLMAQQVREVDICVYGGSSAGVIAAYTAKKLNKSVIVIEPGKRLGGLTSGGLGYTDIGNKYAISGISRDFYRRVGKHYGKFETWIFEPGVAEKVYHQYVKEAALDIVYDHRITEASKTAGKVTEIKLESSTGGTPKVTTVRAKMYIDCSYEGDLMARAGISYTVGREANAQYGETYNGVQLLNKHQFPDGIDPYKTPGKPESGVLWGISTEPLAAQGSGDKKVQAYNFRICLSNKPENRIPITRPEGYDSTRYELLIRLVKHHTPGDLNGFLKFDRMPNNKTDINNNNAFSTDMIGMNYDYPEADYATRARITKEHELYNKGLLYFIGHDPRMPEHLRKQMLEWGYPKDEYTQFGNWSPQMYVREARRMVGAYVMTQANCQGKETVDDGVGMAAYTMDSHNCQRIIVNGMVKNEGDVQIGGFGPYPIAYRSIIPKKEDCGNVLVPICLSASHIAYGSIRMEPVFMVLGQSAATAASMAIDAKQTVQDVDIAKLKATLRQRPLAVNATAEILVDNDDQAHVTVTGDWKKINRGAYGPSAYVAEKGASGAIRFTPDVVSAGTYRIYSYVPKQADMSQHTSIKVSSDGKTVKPVDFAASAVKVEGQTSGEWVDLGTVKLAKGKKGYVEITTEGADGTVLADAVLFIPEK from the coding sequence ATGCAAAAATTAAGAAAGACATTCCTGATTTGCCTGCTGGCGATGCCCGGCAGCCTGATGGCGCAACAAGTGAGGGAAGTAGACATCTGCGTGTACGGTGGGTCCTCCGCCGGTGTGATCGCCGCTTATACGGCCAAGAAACTGAATAAATCCGTGATCGTGATCGAACCGGGCAAACGCCTCGGCGGGCTCACTTCCGGTGGCCTGGGCTACACCGATATCGGCAACAAATACGCCATCTCCGGCATTTCGCGCGACTTCTACCGCCGCGTGGGCAAACATTACGGCAAATTTGAAACCTGGATATTTGAGCCGGGCGTAGCGGAAAAAGTGTATCACCAATACGTAAAAGAAGCTGCGCTGGACATTGTATATGATCACCGCATCACCGAAGCCAGCAAAACAGCCGGCAAGGTGACGGAAATTAAACTGGAATCCTCCACCGGCGGCACTCCCAAAGTCACCACAGTACGCGCGAAAATGTACATTGATTGCTCCTACGAAGGCGACCTTATGGCGCGGGCGGGCATCTCCTACACGGTGGGCCGCGAAGCCAACGCACAATATGGCGAAACGTACAACGGTGTTCAGCTGCTGAACAAACACCAGTTCCCCGACGGCATCGATCCCTATAAAACACCGGGCAAACCGGAAAGCGGCGTGCTCTGGGGCATCAGCACCGAACCGCTGGCCGCACAAGGCTCAGGCGATAAAAAAGTGCAGGCATACAACTTCAGGATCTGCCTGTCCAACAAACCTGAAAACCGCATCCCCATCACCCGCCCGGAAGGTTACGATTCCACACGCTACGAGCTGCTGATCCGCCTGGTGAAACATCACACACCCGGCGACCTCAACGGTTTCCTCAAGTTCGACCGGATGCCGAACAACAAAACAGACATCAACAACAACAACGCTTTTTCTACCGATATGATCGGCATGAACTACGACTACCCGGAGGCCGATTATGCCACCCGCGCGCGTATCACCAAAGAGCACGAGCTGTACAACAAAGGCCTGCTGTACTTCATCGGCCACGATCCCCGCATGCCGGAGCACCTCCGGAAACAAATGCTGGAATGGGGCTATCCGAAAGATGAATACACCCAGTTCGGGAACTGGTCGCCGCAGATGTACGTGCGCGAAGCCCGCAGGATGGTGGGCGCTTACGTGATGACGCAAGCCAACTGCCAGGGCAAGGAAACGGTGGATGATGGCGTAGGCATGGCCGCATACACGATGGACTCCCACAACTGCCAGCGCATTATCGTTAACGGCATGGTGAAGAATGAAGGCGATGTGCAGATTGGTGGCTTCGGGCCTTACCCCATCGCTTACCGCTCCATTATCCCCAAAAAGGAAGATTGCGGTAACGTGCTGGTGCCCATCTGCCTTTCCGCTTCGCATATCGCATACGGCTCCATCCGCATGGAACCCGTGTTTATGGTGCTGGGGCAATCCGCCGCCACGGCCGCTTCCATGGCTATCGACGCGAAGCAAACCGTACAGGACGTAGATATCGCCAAACTGAAGGCAACCCTGCGCCAGCGCCCCCTGGCGGTAAATGCCACCGCCGAAATCCTCGTGGATAACGACGACCAGGCGCATGTAACGGTAACCGGCGATTGGAAAAAGATCAACCGTGGCGCTTACGGTCCTTCAGCGTATGTGGCGGAGAAAGGCGCTTCCGGCGCTATCCGCTTCACACCGGATGTAGTGAGCGCGGGTACGTACCGGATCTATTCCTATGTGCCCAAACAGGCGGATATGTCCCAACACACGAGCATCAAGGTTTCATCCGATGGTAAAACGGTGAAGCCTGTGGACTTCGCAGCGTCGGCGGTGAAAGTGGAAGGACAGACTTCCGGCGAATGGGTGGACCTTGGCACGGTGAAACTCGCCAAAGGCAAAAAAGGCTACGTGGAAATCACGACCGAAGGCGCGGATGGTACCGTGCTCGCGGATGCGGTATTGTTTATTCCCGAGAAATAA